In Antedon mediterranea chromosome 10, ecAntMedi1.1, whole genome shotgun sequence, one genomic interval encodes:
- the LOC140059779 gene encoding probable sodium-coupled neutral amino acid transporter 6 isoform X1, with amino-acid sequence MEHSKYSVSDDIDYSVNNSNSSITHFDKSDEKNEDEVPLVSSSSGHHDNPHKTTFWFSVFNLMNAILGSGILGLAFAMASSGIILFSMLLVLVACLANYSISLLLRMCQTTGVKSYEDIGLHAIGPIGKILAASAIMAQNIGSMSSYLFIVKDELPSILRMLLGDENSHSNKWYLNGDYLLLLVAFAVIIPLACSPKIGFLGYTSGFSILFMLFFTFVIVIKKFMIPCPEESPNATFSEEFEFYTNSNSSTDQCKANYFTLSIQTAYVLPTMAFSFVCHTAVLPIYCELSRPTLPRMQKVATTSIAISFIMYMASALFGYLTFYGNVESDLLESYTNNDDKLILTIRLCVVFAIVLTVPLVHYPTRKALLMVVAMVSPINSDFSWLRHFIATGFLMTTTLCLAIFVPNLEEIFGFVGAIASSSLVFTLPSFFYLYLGKEPRLSRQKIQVSLLLIVGIVLMVTSVTVIISGMVKGK; translated from the exons ATGGAACATTCAAAATATTCGGTTTCTGATGATATAGATTACAGTGTAAATAATTCAAATAGTTCTATTACTCATTTTGATAAAAGT gaCGAGAAAAATGAAGATGAAGTTCCCCTTGTCTCATCATCGTCGGGTCATCATGACAACCCGCATAAAACAACGTTTTGGTTTTCTGTTTTTAACTTGATGAATGCTATCTTAGGCAGTGGTATTCTGGGATTGGCTTTTGCAATGGCTTCTTCTGGAATTATTCTTTTtag TATGTTGCTCGTTTTGGTAGCATGCCTAGCAAACTATTCTATTAGTCTTCTACTACGAATGTGTCAAACAACAGGAGTAAAATCTTATGAAGATATAGGCCTGCATGCAATTGGACCCATAGGCAAG ATTTTGGCAGCAAGTGCAATTATGGCTCAAAATATTGGCT CAATGtcaagttatttatttattgtaaaagaTGAACTACCAAGTATTTTAAGAATGTTACTGGGAGATGAAAATTCACATTCCAA CAAATGGTACTTAAATGGAGACTACTTACTACTGCTGGTTGCATTTGCCGTTATTATTCCACTGGCATGCTCTCCAAAGATTGGATTTCTCGGCTACACCAGTGGCTTCTCAATTCTCTTCATGCTCTTCTTTACCTTTGTA ATTGTTATAAAAAAATTCATGATTCCATGTCCAGAAGAGTCACCAAATGCTACGTTTAGTGAAGAATTTGAATTCTATACTAATTCTAATTCATCTACTGACCAATGCAAGGccaattattttacattatctATTCAG ACAGCGTATGTTCTTCCAACCATGGCCTTTTCATTCGTCTGCCACACAGCTGTTCTTCCAATTTACTGTGAACTTTCTAG gcctactctacctCGTATGCAGAAGGTAGCTACAACGTCTATTGCAATTAGTTTTATAATGTACATGGCTTCAGCTCTTTTTGGTTATCTAACATTTTatg GTAATGTTGAAAGTGACCTTCTAGAGAGCTATACCAATAATGATGATAAGCTGATACTAACTATACGACTGTGTGTTGTGTTTGCTATTGTACTTACAGTACCACTAGTTCACTATCCT ACACGCAAGGCATTACTAATGGTCGTTGCTATGGTATCACCCATCAACTCTGACTTTTCTTGGCTCAGGCATTTTATAGCTACTGGGTTTTTGATGACAACAACGCTTTGTCTTGCCATTTTTGTTCCTAATCTTGAAGAGATATTTGGTTTTGTTG gtGCTATAGCTTCATCTAGCCTTGTATTTACACTGCCCTCATTCTTCTACCTTTACCTCGGCAAAGAACCTCGTCTATCCAGACAAAAAATACAG GTCTCTCTACTGTTGATTGTTGGCATAGTTCTTATGGTGACAAGTGTTACAGTTATTATAAGTGGTATGGTGAAAGGAAAATGA
- the LOC140059779 gene encoding probable sodium-coupled neutral amino acid transporter 6 isoform X2 has protein sequence MNAILGSGILGLAFAMASSGIILFSMLLVLVACLANYSISLLLRMCQTTGVKSYEDIGLHAIGPIGKILAASAIMAQNIGSMSSYLFIVKDELPSILRMLLGDENSHSNKWYLNGDYLLLLVAFAVIIPLACSPKIGFLGYTSGFSILFMLFFTFVIVIKKFMIPCPEESPNATFSEEFEFYTNSNSSTDQCKANYFTLSIQTAYVLPTMAFSFVCHTAVLPIYCELSRPTLPRMQKVATTSIAISFIMYMASALFGYLTFYGNVESDLLESYTNNDDKLILTIRLCVVFAIVLTVPLVHYPTRKALLMVVAMVSPINSDFSWLRHFIATGFLMTTTLCLAIFVPNLEEIFGFVGAIASSSLVFTLPSFFYLYLGKEPRLSRQKIQVSLLLIVGIVLMVTSVTVIISGMVKGK, from the exons ATGAATGCTATCTTAGGCAGTGGTATTCTGGGATTGGCTTTTGCAATGGCTTCTTCTGGAATTATTCTTTTtag TATGTTGCTCGTTTTGGTAGCATGCCTAGCAAACTATTCTATTAGTCTTCTACTACGAATGTGTCAAACAACAGGAGTAAAATCTTATGAAGATATAGGCCTGCATGCAATTGGACCCATAGGCAAG ATTTTGGCAGCAAGTGCAATTATGGCTCAAAATATTGGCT CAATGtcaagttatttatttattgtaaaagaTGAACTACCAAGTATTTTAAGAATGTTACTGGGAGATGAAAATTCACATTCCAA CAAATGGTACTTAAATGGAGACTACTTACTACTGCTGGTTGCATTTGCCGTTATTATTCCACTGGCATGCTCTCCAAAGATTGGATTTCTCGGCTACACCAGTGGCTTCTCAATTCTCTTCATGCTCTTCTTTACCTTTGTA ATTGTTATAAAAAAATTCATGATTCCATGTCCAGAAGAGTCACCAAATGCTACGTTTAGTGAAGAATTTGAATTCTATACTAATTCTAATTCATCTACTGACCAATGCAAGGccaattattttacattatctATTCAG ACAGCGTATGTTCTTCCAACCATGGCCTTTTCATTCGTCTGCCACACAGCTGTTCTTCCAATTTACTGTGAACTTTCTAG gcctactctacctCGTATGCAGAAGGTAGCTACAACGTCTATTGCAATTAGTTTTATAATGTACATGGCTTCAGCTCTTTTTGGTTATCTAACATTTTatg GTAATGTTGAAAGTGACCTTCTAGAGAGCTATACCAATAATGATGATAAGCTGATACTAACTATACGACTGTGTGTTGTGTTTGCTATTGTACTTACAGTACCACTAGTTCACTATCCT ACACGCAAGGCATTACTAATGGTCGTTGCTATGGTATCACCCATCAACTCTGACTTTTCTTGGCTCAGGCATTTTATAGCTACTGGGTTTTTGATGACAACAACGCTTTGTCTTGCCATTTTTGTTCCTAATCTTGAAGAGATATTTGGTTTTGTTG gtGCTATAGCTTCATCTAGCCTTGTATTTACACTGCCCTCATTCTTCTACCTTTACCTCGGCAAAGAACCTCGTCTATCCAGACAAAAAATACAG GTCTCTCTACTGTTGATTGTTGGCATAGTTCTTATGGTGACAAGTGTTACAGTTATTATAAGTGGTATGGTGAAAGGAAAATGA